One window from the genome of Bradyrhizobium xenonodulans encodes:
- a CDS encoding two-component system sensor histidine kinase NtrB, whose amino-acid sequence MSSAVEHRRPLPSDSDAILDALPNPVLMIGPDGKIVAANIATEAFFDISTQFLKRQSLKELVPFGSPLLALIDQVRSSNSPVNEYKVDLGTPRMGGDRQVDLHVAPLTERPGHIVVMLQERSIADKMDRQLTHRSAARSVIALAAMLAHEIKNPLSGIRGAAQLLEQQASSEDRMLTRLICDEADRIVTLVDRMEVFGDERPVVRGPVNIHSVLDHVKRLAQSGFARNIRFIEDYDPSLPPVLANQDQLIQVFLNLVKNAAEAVVDLGSDAEIQLTTAFRPGVRLSVPGQKTRVSLPLEFCVRDNGPGVPDDLLPNLFDPFVTTKQTGSGLGLALVAKIIGDHGGIIECESQPRKTTFRVLMPMYSTSAKHADHSSRDGSAGKSSSASQGAK is encoded by the coding sequence ATGAGCTCAGCCGTTGAACATCGTCGGCCGCTTCCGTCCGACAGCGACGCGATCCTGGACGCGCTGCCCAACCCCGTTCTGATGATCGGGCCGGACGGCAAGATCGTCGCCGCCAACATCGCGACCGAAGCCTTTTTCGATATCTCGACGCAGTTCCTGAAGCGGCAGTCGTTGAAGGAGCTGGTCCCATTCGGCAGCCCCTTGCTGGCGCTGATCGACCAGGTGCGCTCGTCGAACTCGCCGGTCAACGAATACAAGGTCGATCTGGGCACGCCGCGCATGGGCGGCGACCGCCAGGTCGATCTGCATGTCGCCCCGCTCACGGAGCGGCCCGGCCATATCGTGGTGATGCTCCAGGAGCGCTCCATCGCCGACAAGATGGACCGCCAGCTCACCCATCGCAGCGCCGCGCGCTCGGTGATCGCGCTCGCCGCGATGCTGGCGCATGAGATCAAGAACCCGCTCTCGGGCATCCGCGGCGCGGCCCAGCTCCTCGAGCAGCAGGCCTCGTCCGAGGACCGCATGCTGACGCGCCTGATCTGCGACGAGGCCGACCGCATCGTCACGCTGGTCGACCGCATGGAGGTATTCGGCGACGAGCGCCCCGTGGTGCGCGGCCCCGTCAACATCCATTCCGTGCTCGATCACGTGAAGCGGCTGGCGCAGTCGGGCTTTGCCCGCAACATCCGCTTCATCGAGGACTACGATCCCTCGCTGCCGCCGGTGCTGGCCAACCAGGACCAGCTCATCCAGGTGTTCCTCAACCTCGTGAAGAATGCTGCCGAAGCCGTGGTCGACCTCGGCTCGGACGCCGAGATCCAGCTTACCACCGCGTTCCGTCCCGGCGTGCGTCTGTCAGTCCCCGGTCAAAAAACGCGGGTATCTCTGCCGCTCGAGTTCTGCGTGAGGGACAACGGACCAGGCGTGCCGGATGATCTTCTGCCCAACCTGTTCGATCCCTTCGTGACCACAAAGCAGACCGGCTCGGGTCTGGGCCTCGCGCTGGTCGCCAAGATCATCGGGGATCACGGGGGCATCATCGAATGCGAGTCTCAGCCGCGCAAGACCACCTTCCGCGTGCTGATGCCGATGTATTCCACATCGG